In the genome of Telluria beijingensis, one region contains:
- a CDS encoding sodium:solute symporter family protein → MKLSIVLLLLLTTVVGAIGFGRAKTKNKTVADWALGGRGMGTLLFWFMNAGEIYTTFAVFGIAGYAWAMGAPAYLAFCSVSLSYAIGYLLMPKIWRAGRTAGLVTQADFFAARYEAPWLGVVTGIVGIGALIVYVQIQLVSLGLVVALTFGDAVSPLVSHLLAGLVMVTFVLFAGLRSAAYAAAIKDILMVVLVVILAWTLADKVGASSLMDVFTLAEQSYPGITKLPGIDPNATTTGIWLITSALNIALGNWVFPHLFQISYSAHSPTAIRRNAIWQPIYSLAFFFIIVLGLGALVAGTQPPGGNMNAALLQFVSNQYPEWVIGLLAGTGFLLALAPGSVLLLTAASIFTRNVVTPLAPNLGERNALLLSRVSVVGFAVIAVAVSLLQKGSLMSILLNAYSAIGMLAPGVFLAFLWRRATAVGVICGVVAGFTALVAPFAKTYWAATLPGWEPGLLAMAINAVVMVAVSLMTRAPGRAGLALGPGLPVAPAPTGKAAAA, encoded by the coding sequence ATGAAACTGAGCATCGTACTCCTGCTGCTGCTGACGACCGTGGTCGGCGCCATCGGCTTCGGCCGCGCCAAGACGAAGAACAAGACCGTCGCCGACTGGGCGCTGGGTGGCCGCGGCATGGGCACCCTGCTGTTCTGGTTCATGAACGCCGGTGAGATCTATACCACCTTCGCCGTGTTCGGCATCGCCGGCTATGCCTGGGCGATGGGCGCGCCGGCCTACCTGGCCTTCTGCTCGGTGTCGCTGTCGTATGCCATCGGCTATTTGCTGATGCCGAAGATCTGGCGCGCCGGGCGCACGGCCGGCCTGGTGACCCAGGCCGACTTCTTTGCCGCCCGCTACGAGGCGCCGTGGCTGGGCGTGGTCACGGGGATCGTCGGCATCGGCGCCCTGATCGTGTACGTGCAGATCCAGCTGGTGAGCCTGGGCCTGGTGGTCGCGCTCACCTTCGGCGACGCCGTCTCGCCGCTCGTCTCGCACCTGCTCGCGGGCCTGGTGATGGTGACCTTCGTGCTGTTCGCCGGCCTGCGCTCGGCCGCCTATGCGGCGGCGATCAAGGACATCCTGATGGTGGTGCTGGTCGTGATCCTGGCCTGGACCCTGGCCGACAAGGTCGGCGCCAGCTCGCTGATGGACGTGTTCACCCTGGCCGAGCAAAGCTATCCCGGCATCACCAAACTTCCCGGCATCGATCCGAACGCCACCACCACCGGCATCTGGCTGATCACCTCGGCCCTGAACATCGCGCTCGGCAACTGGGTGTTCCCGCACCTGTTCCAGATTTCGTATTCGGCCCACAGCCCGACCGCGATCCGTCGCAACGCCATCTGGCAGCCGATCTATTCGCTGGCCTTCTTCTTCATCATCGTGCTGGGCCTGGGCGCGCTGGTGGCCGGCACCCAGCCGCCGGGCGGCAACATGAACGCGGCCCTGCTGCAGTTCGTGTCGAACCAGTATCCCGAGTGGGTGATCGGCCTGCTGGCCGGCACCGGCTTCCTGCTGGCGCTGGCCCCGGGCTCGGTGCTGCTGCTGACCGCCGCCTCGATCTTCACCCGCAACGTGGTCACGCCGCTGGCGCCGAACCTGGGCGAGCGCAACGCGCTGCTGCTGTCGCGGGTGTCGGTGGTCGGTTTCGCGGTGATCGCGGTGGCGGTCTCGCTGCTGCAGAAAGGTTCGCTGATGTCGATCCTGCTCAACGCCTATTCGGCCATCGGCATGCTGGCCCCGGGCGTGTTCCTGGCCTTCCTGTGGCGCCGCGCCACCGCCGTCGGCGTCATCTGCGGCGTGGTCGCGGGCTTTACCGCCCTGGTCGCGCCGTTCGCCAAGACCTACTGGGCGGCGACCCTGCCGGGCTGGGAGCCGGGCCTGCTGGCCATGGCCATCAATGCCGTGGTGATGGTGGCGGTCAGCCTCATGACCAGGGCGCCGGGCCGCGCCGGCCTGGCGCTCGGACCGGGCTTGCCGGTGGCGCCGGCGCCGACTGGCAAGGCGGCCGCCGCCTGA
- a CDS encoding NAD(P)/FAD-dependent oxidoreductase: MKQPPAPADSRVVDTLVIGGGLLGSAVAYYLAQAGSRVLLAEKDQINRQASGQNAGSLHFQLEYRMIENGLEAARKAAEAMPLHLHAQQAWAGLEQELGSPLGVAQHGGFMVAETPQQVERLAQKVELERASGLVTDLLDGDEVRRRAPYLGPSILAAAFCPTEGKADPRRCALAYANAAVRLGAELRTACSVTTLARTAHGWQASLEDGSNCRAATIVIAAGAWSGRVAQMAGTVLPVSPVGLTMTATARSAPLVSHLVQHAGRRLSMKQTGEGNVLIGGGWPARLHQEHGIVDLERKPELLLSSLAGNMAAAASVVPGVAHLPVLRVWTGMTALIADQLPLIGEVPRAPGAFIATGGSAFTLGPTYARVLADKVLGKSPVFDVSRYDPNRFASLTFA, translated from the coding sequence GTGAAGCAGCCGCCCGCTCCCGCCGACAGCCGCGTCGTCGACACCCTGGTGATCGGCGGCGGCCTGCTGGGCAGCGCCGTTGCGTACTACCTGGCGCAGGCCGGCAGCCGCGTGCTGCTGGCCGAGAAGGACCAGATCAACCGCCAGGCCTCGGGCCAGAACGCGGGCAGCCTGCACTTCCAGCTCGAATACCGGATGATCGAGAACGGCCTGGAAGCGGCGCGCAAGGCGGCCGAGGCGATGCCGTTGCACCTGCATGCGCAGCAGGCCTGGGCGGGCCTGGAGCAGGAACTGGGCAGCCCGCTGGGCGTGGCCCAGCATGGCGGCTTCATGGTGGCCGAGACGCCGCAACAGGTCGAACGCCTGGCGCAAAAAGTCGAACTGGAACGGGCGAGCGGCCTGGTGACCGATCTGCTCGATGGCGACGAGGTGCGGCGCCGCGCGCCCTACCTGGGGCCGTCGATCCTGGCGGCCGCCTTCTGTCCCACCGAGGGCAAGGCCGATCCGCGCCGCTGCGCGCTGGCCTATGCCAATGCCGCCGTGCGCCTGGGCGCCGAGCTGCGCACCGCCTGCAGCGTCACCACGCTGGCCAGGACCGCGCACGGCTGGCAGGCCAGCCTGGAAGACGGCAGCAACTGCCGCGCCGCCACCATCGTGATCGCGGCCGGCGCCTGGTCGGGCCGGGTCGCGCAGATGGCCGGCACCGTACTGCCGGTCAGCCCGGTCGGCCTGACGATGACGGCTACCGCGCGCAGCGCGCCGCTGGTGTCGCACCTGGTGCAGCATGCCGGGCGGCGGCTGTCGATGAAGCAGACCGGCGAAGGCAATGTGTTGATCGGCGGCGGCTGGCCGGCGCGCCTGCACCAGGAACACGGCATCGTCGACCTGGAACGCAAGCCCGAACTGCTGCTGTCCTCACTGGCCGGGAATATGGCGGCCGCGGCCAGCGTGGTGCCCGGCGTGGCCCATTTGCCGGTGCTGCGCGTCTGGACCGGCATGACGGCGCTGATTGCCGACCAGTTGCCGCTGATCGGCGAAGTGCCGCGCGCGCCGGGCGCCTTCATCGCCACCGGCGGCTCTGCCTTCACGCTCGGCCCCACTTATGCCCGCGTGCTGGCCGACAAGGTGCTCGGCAAGAGCCCCGTCTTCGACGTCAGCCGCTACGACCCCAACCGATTCGCGAGCCTGACCTTTGCTTAA
- a CDS encoding NAD(P)/FAD-dependent oxidoreductase, translating to MTTEHNEDYDLLVVGAGPAGLGAALEAAARGLKVAVVDEQHAPGGQIFRQPPGSFKQPEGGAKLAYPFGRELLRRARADTRIAWHYGTMAWGVFRDPQQECLRLGVSKNDAGAMLNGRALLVATGAYDLPVAFPGWTLPGVMSAGGVQTLLKSQFLRPGSRFVLAGSHPLLLLVADLLLTSGAEVAEVAFARPRPAIGELLRGWRAVPGHLGLMLQAARAAWNLKRHGVPLRFGSMIKAASGADAVDGATMVDVDRDWRPLPGTERHVEADTLVIGYGLLASTELARQAGCAVDYKPDEGGWIVRRDATMRSSVDGVWVAGEPGGVGGAELAHLEGRLAALDIARTLAAPGQRPGDDELDAVQRAIRKAHRFSDVVRDFFAPNMAALARLASGDTLVCRCEEVSAAEVRDFLDRNPHVSDVNSVKLACRTGMGMCQGRYCQHTTAQMLSEATGKPVDCLGHHTARAPVKPVSVISLAQLQDTLR from the coding sequence ATGACTACCGAACACAATGAAGACTACGACCTGCTGGTGGTCGGCGCCGGGCCGGCCGGCCTGGGCGCGGCGCTGGAAGCGGCCGCGCGCGGCCTGAAGGTGGCCGTGGTCGACGAACAGCATGCGCCGGGCGGCCAGATCTTCCGACAGCCCCCGGGCAGCTTCAAACAGCCCGAAGGCGGCGCAAAACTCGCCTATCCGTTCGGCCGCGAGCTGCTGCGGCGTGCGCGCGCCGACACCCGCATCGCCTGGCATTACGGGACCATGGCCTGGGGCGTGTTCCGCGACCCGCAGCAGGAGTGCCTGCGGCTGGGCGTGAGCAAGAACGACGCCGGCGCCATGCTGAACGGACGCGCGCTGCTGGTCGCCACCGGCGCCTATGACTTGCCGGTGGCCTTCCCCGGCTGGACCCTGCCCGGCGTGATGAGCGCCGGCGGCGTGCAGACCCTGCTGAAAAGCCAGTTCCTGCGTCCGGGCAGCCGCTTCGTGCTGGCCGGCTCGCATCCGCTGCTGCTGCTGGTGGCCGACCTGCTGCTGACATCCGGCGCCGAGGTGGCGGAAGTCGCGTTCGCGCGCCCGCGTCCCGCCATCGGAGAACTGCTGCGCGGCTGGCGCGCCGTGCCCGGCCATCTTGGCCTGATGTTGCAGGCGGCGCGCGCCGCGTGGAACCTGAAGCGGCATGGGGTACCGCTGCGCTTCGGCAGCATGATCAAGGCCGCATCCGGCGCCGACGCCGTCGACGGCGCGACCATGGTCGACGTCGACCGCGACTGGCGGCCGCTGCCCGGCACCGAACGCCATGTGGAGGCCGACACGCTGGTCATCGGCTACGGCCTGCTGGCATCGACCGAGCTGGCGCGCCAGGCCGGCTGCGCGGTCGACTACAAGCCCGATGAAGGCGGCTGGATCGTGCGCCGCGACGCCACCATGCGCAGCAGCGTGGACGGGGTCTGGGTGGCGGGCGAGCCGGGCGGCGTCGGCGGCGCCGAACTGGCCCACCTGGAGGGCCGGCTGGCGGCGCTGGACATCGCGCGCACGCTGGCGGCGCCTGGGCAGCGACCGGGTGACGACGAACTGGATGCCGTGCAGCGTGCGATCCGCAAGGCGCACCGCTTCAGCGACGTCGTGCGCGATTTCTTCGCCCCGAACATGGCGGCGCTGGCGCGGTTGGCCAGCGGCGATACATTGGTGTGCCGCTGCGAGGAAGTCAGCGCCGCCGAGGTTCGCGATTTCCTGGACAGGAATCCGCACGTCAGCGACGTCAACAGCGTCAAGCTGGCCTGCCGCACCGGCATGGGCATGTGCCAGGGTCGCTATTGCCAGCACACGACCGCGCAGATGCTCAGCGAAGCGACCGGCAAGCCGGTCGACTGCCTCGGCCACCACACGGCGCGGGCGCCGGTGAAACCGGTGTCGGTGATCAGTCTGGCGCAGTTGCAGGACACATTGAGGTAG
- a CDS encoding (2Fe-2S)-binding protein, producing the protein MLKTLRIQPNGGDGLRPAPVTIFVNGAPTTAYPGETVATALLAAGSARFRTTARGAPRAPVCNMGVCFECAVTVDGRPGTRSCMTLVADGMRIERS; encoded by the coding sequence TTGCTTAAAACCCTTCGCATCCAACCCAACGGCGGCGACGGCCTGCGCCCCGCGCCGGTCACCATTTTCGTCAATGGGGCCCCGACCACGGCCTATCCGGGCGAGACCGTCGCCACCGCCCTGCTGGCCGCCGGCAGCGCCCGTTTTCGCACCACGGCGCGCGGCGCGCCGCGCGCCCCTGTGTGCAATATGGGCGTGTGCTTCGAGTGCGCGGTGACGGTCGACGGCCGTCCCGGCACGCGCAGCTGCATGACCCTGGTCGCGGACGGCATGCGGATCGAGAGGTCCTGA
- a CDS encoding carbohydrate porin, which translates to MSRLDRKRLSGACAMVCAMGASAAWAQAPNPARAGATDAAVTTEAGRQAAPQKPTDSGVLASLADKGIYTRLMLNMELAANPSGGIDQGATASQYAVAGADFDLDRLVGWKGGKVQATIIGIKSRSLTSYYIGGGTSAQENSAPFTLLRFLDLSFHQNFSLVNKNDLSFSIGRMSAFQTFAKSPFSTLFQNHAHSGALYGFSQSSGTVLAPLSTWGGRISYRPSEKTYVHAGSFSIDPATLDAGTHLWDFSSSRITGQNYMLETGYETEFHNDPMPRRVRLGIWYLDAARNDVYLNTAGQSFTRFGGKRLTHRHGNGLYLMGDRVLWRPDLKSRRNVAMFGSMVYNRSDSEAIKYTAKVGVVKTGTFAGRDNDTFGIVASTLKMPDKQVAFLSERRALGGGTGRVNSEGYVLEAAYSYALAPGVTVAPNIQYLHKPDSRVTPNYPRDIQDALVLGVRINANIGALFNFPRIP; encoded by the coding sequence ATGAGTAGACTCGACCGAAAGCGCCTGTCCGGCGCCTGCGCCATGGTGTGCGCGATGGGCGCCAGCGCGGCCTGGGCCCAGGCCCCGAATCCGGCCCGCGCCGGCGCCACCGATGCGGCGGTGACCACCGAGGCGGGGCGCCAGGCGGCGCCGCAAAAGCCGACCGATAGCGGCGTGCTGGCCTCGCTGGCCGACAAGGGCATCTATACCCGCCTGATGCTGAACATGGAACTGGCGGCCAATCCCAGCGGCGGCATCGACCAGGGCGCCACCGCCTCGCAGTACGCGGTGGCGGGCGCCGACTTCGACCTCGACCGGCTGGTCGGCTGGAAGGGCGGCAAGGTCCAGGCCACCATCATCGGCATCAAGAGCCGCAGCCTGACCAGCTACTACATCGGCGGCGGCACGTCGGCCCAGGAAAACTCGGCGCCGTTCACGCTGCTGCGCTTCCTCGACCTGAGCTTCCACCAGAACTTCTCGCTGGTGAACAAGAACGACCTGAGCTTCTCGATCGGCCGCATGAGCGCCTTCCAGACTTTCGCCAAGTCGCCGTTCTCGACCCTGTTCCAGAACCACGCCCACAGCGGCGCGCTGTATGGCTTCAGCCAGTCGTCCGGCACCGTGCTGGCGCCGCTGTCGACCTGGGGCGGTCGAATCAGCTACCGGCCGAGCGAGAAGACCTATGTGCATGCCGGCTCGTTCTCGATCGACCCGGCCACGCTGGACGCCGGCACCCACCTGTGGGATTTCAGCTCGAGCCGCATCACCGGCCAGAACTACATGCTCGAGACGGGCTACGAGACCGAGTTCCATAACGATCCGATGCCGCGCCGCGTGCGCCTGGGTATCTGGTACCTCGACGCGGCGCGCAACGACGTCTACCTGAATACGGCAGGGCAGTCGTTCACCCGCTTCGGCGGCAAGCGCCTCACGCACCGCCACGGCAACGGCCTGTACCTGATGGGCGACAGGGTCTTGTGGCGGCCCGACCTGAAGTCGCGCCGCAACGTCGCCATGTTCGGCAGCATGGTGTACAACCGCAGCGATTCGGAAGCGATCAAGTACACGGCCAAGGTCGGCGTGGTCAAGACTGGCACCTTCGCCGGCCGTGACAACGATACCTTCGGCATCGTCGCCAGCACGCTCAAGATGCCGGACAAGCAGGTGGCGTTCCTGAGCGAGCGGCGCGCGCTGGGCGGCGGCACCGGCCGCGTGAACTCGGAAGGCTATGTGCTGGAAGCGGCCTACAGCTATGCGCTGGCGCCGGGCGTGACGGTGGCGCCGAACATCCAGTACCTGCACAAGCCCGATTCGCGCGTGACGCCGAACTACCCGCGCGACATCCAGGATGCGCTGGTGCTGGGCGTGCGCATCAACGCCAATATCGGCGCGTTGTTCAACTTCCCGCGCATCCCGTGA
- a CDS encoding DUF3311 domain-containing protein has protein sequence MKSDLHTDPPARVIRRGHLWLLTLPFVWQLGMAPFINDVTYKPFGLPFPMAWQMAGVILATVLFAIVFELDRRAGVQAEEEAFMAAIANSESAQAPAGHA, from the coding sequence ATGAAGTCCGATTTGCATACCGATCCACCCGCACGGGTGATCCGCCGAGGCCACTTGTGGCTGCTGACCTTGCCCTTCGTGTGGCAGCTCGGCATGGCGCCTTTCATCAACGATGTGACCTACAAGCCGTTCGGCCTGCCATTCCCCATGGCCTGGCAGATGGCCGGTGTGATCCTGGCCACGGTGCTGTTCGCGATCGTATTCGAACTCGATCGCCGCGCCGGGGTGCAGGCCGAGGAAGAAGCCTTCATGGCCGCCATCGCCAATAGCGAAAGCGCCCAGGCGCCGGCGGGGCACGCATGA
- a CDS encoding carboxylesterase/lipase family protein — MNSKRLFLTTGAKLLLAAGLMLQAPAWAAAFTDATAELRTPSGVLRGQDGGDVARYLGIPYAQPPVGALRFKAPQSAAPWSGVLEAKAFPKAPIQMPIGPSKYVPVGPEYSEDCLYLNVWTPKTPGPHPVYVYIYGGGNVAGTTSMPVFDGANMARQGVVVVSVAYRVGVFGFMDVSSVLGQDYVGSGNNGLLDQIKGLEWIQKNIAAFGGDPGRVTIGGQSAGGKNVVSLLAMPAAKGLFHGAISQSGGGQTLATPTMASEVTEGILARAGLDKSRARELTTLPAKDLLAAQVKLIAENSYKYPFRGVVDGVTMPVLPVAALAQGVARDIPVIMGTARDENAFFGPAKTMNGNIEGKELANLPLSEFDKVFSKYPKAFPRLNDAQLRYKALSAVEYWIPTVRMAEAQAKGGGKAYVYRLDMPFASGEKVGYAVHGSELALVFDNLHDSTAPHLGPVGPEAEQLKDVMFGQWLSFIKTGRPAAGNAPAWPAYDLAKRPTMVFDARPKLRVQSDLDATERKLWAEWEPR; from the coding sequence ATGAATTCGAAACGACTGTTCCTGACCACCGGCGCCAAACTCCTGCTGGCCGCCGGCCTGATGCTGCAGGCGCCCGCCTGGGCCGCCGCGTTCACCGACGCTACCGCCGAACTGCGCACCCCGTCCGGCGTGCTGCGCGGCCAGGATGGCGGCGACGTCGCGCGCTACCTCGGCATCCCCTACGCCCAGCCGCCGGTCGGCGCGCTGCGCTTCAAGGCGCCGCAGTCGGCTGCGCCATGGAGCGGCGTGCTGGAAGCGAAGGCCTTCCCCAAGGCGCCGATCCAGATGCCGATCGGGCCCAGCAAGTACGTGCCGGTGGGGCCCGAGTATTCCGAGGATTGCCTGTACCTGAACGTGTGGACGCCGAAGACGCCGGGCCCGCATCCGGTGTACGTGTACATCTACGGCGGCGGCAACGTGGCCGGCACCACCAGCATGCCGGTGTTCGACGGCGCCAATATGGCGCGCCAGGGCGTGGTGGTGGTGTCGGTCGCCTACCGCGTGGGCGTGTTCGGCTTCATGGACGTGAGCAGCGTGCTGGGCCAGGACTACGTCGGCAGCGGCAACAACGGCCTGCTGGACCAGATCAAGGGCCTGGAGTGGATCCAGAAGAATATCGCGGCCTTCGGCGGCGACCCGGGCCGCGTGACGATCGGCGGCCAGAGCGCCGGCGGCAAGAACGTGGTGTCGCTGCTGGCGATGCCTGCCGCGAAAGGCCTGTTCCACGGCGCGATCAGCCAGAGCGGCGGCGGCCAGACCCTGGCCACGCCAACCATGGCGAGCGAAGTCACCGAAGGCATCCTGGCGCGGGCTGGCCTGGACAAGAGCCGCGCGCGCGAGCTGACGACCTTGCCGGCCAAGGATCTGCTGGCGGCCCAGGTCAAGCTGATCGCCGAGAACTCCTATAAATATCCGTTCCGCGGCGTGGTCGATGGCGTCACGATGCCAGTACTGCCGGTGGCGGCGCTGGCGCAGGGTGTGGCGCGCGATATCCCGGTCATCATGGGCACCGCGCGCGACGAGAATGCGTTCTTTGGCCCGGCCAAGACCATGAACGGCAATATCGAGGGCAAGGAGCTGGCCAACCTGCCCCTTAGTGAATTCGACAAGGTGTTCTCGAAGTATCCGAAAGCCTTCCCCAGGCTGAACGACGCCCAGCTGCGCTACAAGGCCCTGAGCGCGGTGGAATACTGGATCCCGACCGTGCGCATGGCCGAGGCCCAGGCCAAGGGCGGCGGCAAGGCCTATGTGTACCGCCTCGACATGCCGTTCGCCAGCGGCGAGAAGGTGGGGTATGCGGTACACGGCTCGGAACTGGCGCTGGTATTCGACAACCTGCACGATTCGACGGCGCCGCACCTGGGGCCGGTCGGTCCCGAGGCCGAGCAGTTGAAGGACGTGATGTTCGGGCAGTGGCTGTCGTTTATCAAGACCGGGCGCCCGGCGGCGGGCAATGCGCCGGCCTGGCCGGCGTATGACCTGGCCAAGCGGCCGACCATGGTGTTCGATGCCAGGCCGAAGCTGCGCGTGCAGTCGGATCTGGATGCGACCGAGCGCAAGCTGTGGGCGGAGTGGGAGCCGCGCTGA
- a CDS encoding dihydrodipicolinate synthase family protein, whose product MNRNDINWTGYIPAITTPFTRDGAMAWDDLAAQLEWYVEQRMHGVVLAGTSGEWFSMNEHERAQLFEEAGRTIDRRITVLGGCNAYTADEAIRHARAAEKAGLDGILLTPPPYMVPSRRELVQFYQDVSDATDIPICVYNWPRGCVVDMDTELLGEISEIDHVVAIKNSTPNFAGFLEGLYALGNKVRYFNVPTSELGADLVSIGRGDGLMGAGGVLGSDHPDFWRLIENGDKAGAVALGARDRVIMKAWFNKDFAGNFGSAQAILKTALRLRGVPAGYVRRPLLDLTPAEVEQVRATLEGLGIETGAA is encoded by the coding sequence ATGAACCGCAACGACATCAACTGGACCGGCTACATCCCGGCCATCACCACCCCCTTCACCCGCGACGGCGCGATGGCATGGGACGACCTCGCCGCGCAGCTGGAGTGGTACGTCGAGCAGCGCATGCATGGCGTGGTCCTGGCCGGCACCTCGGGCGAATGGTTCAGCATGAACGAGCACGAACGCGCCCAGCTGTTCGAAGAAGCCGGCCGCACCATCGACCGCCGCATCACCGTGCTGGGCGGCTGCAACGCTTATACCGCCGATGAAGCGATCCGCCATGCGCGCGCCGCCGAGAAGGCTGGCCTGGACGGCATCCTGCTGACCCCTCCCCCCTATATGGTGCCGAGCCGGCGCGAACTGGTCCAGTTCTACCAGGACGTCTCGGACGCCACCGACATCCCGATCTGCGTCTACAACTGGCCGCGCGGCTGCGTGGTCGACATGGATACCGAGCTGCTGGGCGAGATCAGCGAGATCGACCACGTGGTCGCGATCAAGAATTCCACGCCCAACTTCGCCGGCTTCCTGGAAGGCCTGTACGCGCTGGGCAACAAGGTGCGCTACTTCAACGTGCCGACCTCGGAACTGGGCGCCGACCTGGTCTCGATCGGCCGCGGCGACGGCCTGATGGGCGCCGGCGGCGTGCTCGGTTCGGACCATCCCGACTTCTGGCGCCTGATCGAGAACGGCGACAAGGCCGGCGCGGTGGCGCTCGGCGCGCGCGACCGGGTAATCATGAAAGCCTGGTTCAACAAGGACTTCGCCGGCAACTTCGGCAGCGCCCAGGCCATCCTCAAGACCGCCCTGCGCCTGCGCGGTGTGCCGGCCGGCTACGTGCGCCGTCCGCTGCTCGACCTGACCCCGGCCGAGGTGGAACAGGTGCGCGCCACGCTCGAAGGCCTCGGCATCGAGACCGGCGCCGCGTGA
- a CDS encoding RidA family protein, translating to MTRRAINPDTMYASVPFGFSHAVEQQPGRTLHLAGQVAWDSQYQLVGGSDVVAQARQALANLKQVLAAAGATPADVVRMRTYIVNHDPEKLGPICAEIAAFYGEAEPAANTVVGVAALALPDFLIEIEVTAALA from the coding sequence ATGACCCGCCGCGCCATCAATCCCGACACCATGTATGCCAGCGTCCCGTTCGGCTTTTCCCACGCCGTCGAGCAGCAGCCCGGCCGCACCCTGCACCTGGCCGGCCAGGTGGCCTGGGACAGCCAGTACCAGCTGGTGGGCGGCAGCGACGTGGTGGCCCAGGCGCGCCAGGCGCTGGCCAACCTGAAGCAGGTGCTGGCCGCGGCCGGCGCCACCCCGGCCGACGTGGTGCGCATGCGCACCTACATCGTCAACCACGACCCGGAAAAACTGGGTCCGATCTGCGCCGAGATCGCGGCCTTCTACGGCGAGGCCGAGCCGGCCGCCAACACGGTGGTGGGTGTGGCGGCGCTGGCGCTGCCGGACTTCCTGATCGAGATCGAGGTCACCGCCGCACTGGCCTGA
- a CDS encoding helix-turn-helix domain-containing protein, producing the protein MIGKRLHDLRVARGLSLRGLAEIAGVSPTLLSQVEREVTEPSLTTLRSLSAVFGESMSALFADPGAPSVWHSRPGERTTLMGPKGGVSYERLTRGNGQMEVLRAVFAPGQFSAEDGLRHPSLECVYVIKGTLTAEIAGAVYHVAAGESITFDAQQSHRYRNAGNEDAEVIVSITPPVP; encoded by the coding sequence GTGATTGGTAAACGTCTGCATGACCTGCGCGTGGCGCGCGGCCTGTCCCTGCGCGGCCTGGCCGAGATCGCGGGCGTCTCGCCGACCCTGCTCAGCCAGGTCGAGCGCGAAGTGACCGAACCGAGCCTGACCACGCTGCGCAGCCTGAGCGCGGTGTTCGGCGAATCGATGTCGGCCCTGTTCGCCGACCCCGGCGCGCCGTCGGTCTGGCACAGCCGCCCCGGCGAACGCACCACCCTGATGGGCCCCAAGGGCGGCGTCAGCTACGAGCGCCTGACCCGCGGCAACGGCCAGATGGAAGTGCTGCGCGCCGTGTTCGCGCCGGGCCAGTTCTCGGCCGAGGATGGCCTGCGCCACCCGTCGCTCGAATGCGTGTACGTAATCAAGGGCACCCTGACGGCCGAGATCGCGGGCGCCGTCTACCACGTGGCGGCCGGCGAAAGCATCACCTTCGACGCCCAGCAGTCGCACCGCTACCGCAATGCCGGGAACGAGGATGCCGAAGTGATCGTCTCGATCACGCCGCCCGTGCCCTGA
- a CDS encoding VOC family protein, giving the protein MSQALISFRRIDHVSWTVAELEPVIDFYRRVFGVTPLYALGPLDAADIPRDAEGRDWTEAHLGIPDARLRLAMLQFPDGFRLELFEYRRPLGGSSAPLPSNHVGSHHLGIEVDDLEASAAVLLENGCSVMERIALDEGPTAGSAFRYFRDPWGHIFELCQHGSGTRAP; this is encoded by the coding sequence TTGAGCCAAGCACTTATCAGTTTCCGCCGCATCGATCACGTCTCCTGGACGGTCGCCGAGCTGGAACCCGTCATCGATTTCTACCGCCGCGTGTTCGGTGTGACGCCGCTCTACGCCCTGGGACCGCTGGACGCGGCCGACATCCCGCGCGACGCCGAGGGGCGCGACTGGACCGAGGCGCACCTCGGCATTCCGGACGCCCGGCTGCGGCTGGCGATGCTGCAGTTCCCGGATGGCTTCCGGCTCGAGCTGTTCGAGTACCGGCGCCCGCTGGGCGGCAGCAGCGCGCCGCTGCCCAGCAACCACGTCGGCAGCCACCACCTCGGGATCGAGGTCGACGACCTCGAAGCCTCGGCCGCCGTGCTGCTGGAAAACGGCTGCAGCGTGATGGAGCGCATCGCCCTCGACGAGGGGCCGACCGCCGGTTCGGCCTTCCGTTATTTCCGCGACCCGTGGGGCCACATCTTCGAGCTGTGCCAGCACGGCAGCGGTACCCGGGCGCCATGA